From the Acidilutibacter cellobiosedens genome, one window contains:
- a CDS encoding ABC-three component system protein has translation MGSHQASEQMIGYLYQARYALYLLLNNDDEQSEISIEKFDDVSFGNDDTPEIMIQLKHHVKAYGDLNNASTDIWRTLKVWIDAIKKQPDLLSKTKFMIITTASAPGDTAAYYLKTESEKRNSILAYNILKKVAEESQNKSHQSYYKAFTSIPETQIQQLLDCIYILDKSSNIVDVESDIKKAIRYCSLPQYIDKICERLEGWWYKKTIEALCSETPIFISQSQVRSHIVSVGLEYAPDNLPIDVDEYENLKLEELSPNDQIFYEQLKLICLGSNRLRMAIRDYYRAFQQRANWVREELLYTNELDKYEKRLIDEWEHSFYAMQDDLLDYGNQVTEDIKVSNAKKLYREIEEKDIRVRDRCSDAFVMRGSYHILANQLRVGWHIDFYERLEQLLKN, from the coding sequence ATGGGTAGCCATCAAGCATCAGAACAAATGATAGGTTATCTTTATCAGGCTAGGTATGCATTGTACCTTTTATTGAATAATGATGATGAGCAATCAGAAATTAGCATTGAAAAATTTGACGATGTAAGCTTTGGAAACGATGATACTCCTGAAATCATGATTCAACTCAAGCATCATGTAAAGGCTTATGGTGATTTAAATAACGCAAGTACAGATATATGGAGAACACTAAAAGTCTGGATAGATGCTATTAAAAAGCAACCAGATTTACTGTCTAAAACAAAATTCATGATAATAACTACTGCTTCAGCACCAGGGGACACAGCAGCATATTATTTAAAAACTGAATCTGAAAAAAGAAATTCTATTTTGGCTTATAATATATTAAAGAAAGTTGCGGAAGAATCTCAGAACAAAAGCCACCAAAGTTATTATAAAGCATTTACCAGCATTCCAGAAACGCAAATTCAGCAATTATTAGATTGTATTTATATACTTGATAAGAGTAGCAATATAGTCGATGTTGAATCTGATATAAAAAAAGCTATTAGATATTGTAGCCTTCCTCAATATATTGATAAAATATGTGAACGTTTGGAAGGCTGGTGGTATAAGAAAACAATAGAAGCTTTATGCTCAGAAACACCGATATTCATATCTCAGAGTCAAGTGCGTTCACACATTGTATCGGTTGGATTGGAATATGCACCCGATAATTTACCTATTGATGTGGACGAATATGAAAACCTCAAATTAGAAGAGTTGTCTCCAAATGATCAAATATTTTATGAACAATTAAAGCTAATTTGTTTAGGAAGTAATAGATTGAGAATGGCAATCAGAGATTATTATCGTGCTTTCCAACAGCGAGCAAACTGGGTCAGGGAGGAATTATTATACACAAATGAGCTGGACAAATATGAAAAAAGGCTCATTGATGAATGGGAACATTCATTTTATGCAATGCAAGATGACTTGTTAGATTATGGGAATCAAGTTACGGAAGACATTAAAGTATCAAATGCCAAAAAACTGTATAGAGAAATTGAGGAAAAAGATATACGTGTTAGAGATCGTTGCAGTGATGCATTTGTAATGAGAGGCAGTTATCATATCTTAGCGAATCAGCTTAGGGTAGGATGGCATATTGATTTTTATGAGCGTTTAGAGCAATTATTAAAGAACTGA
- a CDS encoding recombinase family protein has translation MNKNRYLPFGYHIQNGTLCIHEAEATVVRQVFEDYQAGKSYRRIAESLTAKGIPYMENRTDWNKHRVKRMLENSRYCGSDDFPQIIPADTFGAVAALIGQKSQGEPLSKELDSIRSKAICGVCGAKYTRDGRSKKYEAWCCSAEGRITPKRITDQALLESVTAILNIIISEPSLLELPLPHRENYSLDVARTENQINRELEKSEVDSDYIKLLIFGCATAKYEVCPDREPEYLTRRLLEIFEGHPPLAAFSIRLFEDTVKQVVIDADGSLRLQMNNGKLIGKE, from the coding sequence ATGAATAAAAACCGATACCTTCCTTTCGGCTATCACATTCAAAACGGTACGCTGTGCATTCATGAAGCGGAAGCCACTGTGGTACGGCAAGTTTTTGAGGATTACCAAGCCGGGAAATCCTATCGCCGGATTGCCGAAAGCCTCACAGCCAAAGGCATCCCCTATATGGAGAATCGCACCGACTGGAATAAGCACAGGGTCAAGCGTATGCTGGAGAATTCACGTTACTGCGGCAGTGATGATTTCCCGCAGATTATCCCTGCCGACACGTTCGGGGCTGTAGCCGCCCTAATCGGGCAGAAAAGCCAAGGGGAGCCTTTATCCAAGGAACTGGACAGCATCCGCAGTAAGGCGATTTGTGGGGTTTGTGGAGCCAAGTACACAAGGGATGGCAGAAGCAAGAAGTATGAAGCGTGGTGCTGCTCCGCTGAGGGGCGCATCACACCCAAGCGCATCACTGACCAAGCCCTGCTGGAGAGCGTAACCGCAATCTTGAATATCATCATCAGTGAGCCGAGCCTGCTGGAGCTTCCTTTACCGCATAGGGAGAACTATTCCCTCGATGTTGCCCGGACAGAAAACCAAATCAACCGGGAGCTTGAAAAAAGCGAAGTGGACAGCGATTACATCAAGCTGCTGATATTTGGCTGTGCCACCGCAAAATATGAGGTCTGCCCTGACAGGGAGCCGGAATACTTAACCCGCCGGTTGCTGGAGATATTTGAGGGGCATCCGCCGCTGGCGGCTTTCTCAATCCGATTATTTGAGGATACCGTCAAGCAGGTGGTCATTGATGCGGACGGCAGCCTGCGGCTGCAGATGAACAATGGAAAGCTGATTGGAAAGGAGTAA
- a CDS encoding recombinase family protein — MQTQTITPVQKKVDVIPANILLTKPNARKRKLRVAAYCRVSTEQEEQQSSYAAQIAYYTDKISKNKDWEMAGIFADEGITGTSAKKRTEFLKLMALCEKGKIDMVLTKSVSRFSRNTLDAIGYIRKLKAKGIPIIFEKEGINTMEMASEMALCFLSGFAQAESESISRNVTWGKRQSFKSGKVPFQYSRILGYEKGEDGQPKIVPEEAEIVKRIFRSYYSGASIGKIKKSLEADKILTPTSKEEWSPGVIQYMLRNERYIGDALLQKTYVVDCLTKETRKNNGEIPQYYVTGNHEPIISRDLFNLVQEEIARRAGKRKVARKAVKTEKGKYSSKYALTELLCCVECGTQYRRVTWARNGKKKVVWRCINRLEYGTKYCKESPTIEESRLHQAIITALNRLDEDKADVIETLKAGLQLAIGSQDDDSFNEAAVQNRIAELQSVMMDLVGLSSKSSAGADYFDAKFEEIAAEIKGLQGQLGEHQEQTMLAQNTQARIHELLYMMETTDLSLKEYRDDVVKGIITKVEVLSSDRIRIIFDNNMEMEQEMPSE, encoded by the coding sequence ATGCAAACACAAACCATAACGCCGGTACAAAAAAAGGTCGATGTGATCCCCGCCAATATTCTTTTAACCAAGCCAAACGCCAGAAAAAGAAAGCTCCGTGTGGCGGCCTACTGCCGGGTCAGCACCGAACAGGAAGAACAGCAATCCAGCTACGCTGCGCAGATTGCTTATTATACCGATAAAATCAGTAAAAATAAGGATTGGGAGATGGCTGGTATTTTTGCCGATGAGGGCATTACCGGAACCAGCGCCAAAAAGCGTACCGAATTTCTCAAGCTCATGGCACTGTGTGAAAAAGGCAAAATTGATATGGTGCTGACCAAATCCGTCTCCCGATTTTCCAGAAACACGCTGGATGCCATCGGATATATCCGAAAGCTCAAGGCAAAGGGCATTCCCATCATCTTTGAAAAAGAGGGCATCAACACGATGGAAATGGCCAGCGAAATGGCGCTGTGCTTCCTCAGCGGCTTTGCACAGGCAGAGAGTGAATCCATCAGCCGCAACGTGACATGGGGCAAACGCCAGAGCTTTAAAAGCGGAAAGGTGCCATTTCAATATTCCCGCATTTTAGGTTACGAAAAAGGCGAGGACGGTCAGCCAAAGATTGTGCCGGAGGAAGCGGAAATCGTCAAACGGATTTTCCGAAGCTATTACTCAGGTGCAAGCATCGGAAAGATAAAGAAATCTCTGGAGGCTGATAAAATCCTCACGCCCACCAGCAAGGAGGAATGGTCGCCGGGAGTGATCCAGTATATGCTTCGAAACGAGCGCTACATCGGGGATGCCCTACTGCAGAAAACCTATGTGGTGGACTGCCTAACCAAGGAAACCCGTAAAAACAATGGTGAAATCCCGCAGTATTATGTAACCGGAAATCATGAGCCGATTATTTCAAGGGATTTATTCAACCTTGTGCAGGAGGAAATCGCACGGAGAGCCGGTAAGCGAAAGGTGGCCAGAAAAGCTGTGAAAACCGAGAAAGGAAAATACAGCAGCAAATACGCCCTGACCGAGCTTCTCTGCTGCGTTGAATGCGGCACTCAGTACCGCAGGGTTACTTGGGCGAGAAATGGTAAGAAAAAGGTGGTCTGGCGTTGCATCAACCGCTTGGAATACGGCACGAAATACTGCAAGGAATCGCCTACCATAGAGGAAAGTCGCCTACACCAAGCCATTATCACCGCCCTGAACCGGCTGGATGAGGATAAAGCCGATGTTATCGAAACCCTCAAGGCAGGCCTGCAGCTGGCCATTGGTTCACAGGATGATGACAGCTTCAATGAAGCGGCTGTCCAAAACCGCATCGCCGAGCTGCAAAGCGTGATGATGGATTTAGTGGGACTCAGCTCCAAATCCAGTGCCGGTGCGGATTATTTCGATGCCAAGTTTGAAGAAATCGCTGCGGAGATAAAAGGGTTGCAGGGGCAGCTTGGAGAACACCAAGAACAAACCATGCTCGCTCAAAATACACAGGCACGAATCCACGAGCTGCTTTACATGATGGAAACCACCGATCTCAGCCTGAAAGAATATCGTGATGATGTAGTCAAAGGAATTATCACCAAGGTGGAGGTTTTATCCTCAGACCGCATCCGGATTATTTTTGATAACAATATGGAAATGGAACAGGAAATGCCGAGTGAATAG
- a CDS encoding three component ABC system middle component — protein MIYLRNWNLRAKEVAYLLNPAFCGRLLHSCIKTYNEVTKRAFPFPLVYLVLPLILHKKTRECISSRTQLIIWQQRYPELLIGFAERTKDMVQITNEAMELLLQSGVVLLTNAAELEISQTIRPLSKTKYVNDEIKDCLNKSEHVAKWFAAAGKVETVYVSLGVRP, from the coding sequence GTGATTTATTTGAGGAATTGGAATCTTAGAGCAAAGGAAGTAGCTTATTTACTTAATCCGGCGTTTTGTGGTAGGCTATTGCACAGTTGCATTAAAACATATAATGAGGTGACAAAAAGAGCTTTTCCATTTCCTCTTGTTTATCTGGTTCTTCCATTGATACTTCATAAAAAAACTAGAGAGTGCATATCAAGTCGTACACAATTGATCATATGGCAACAACGATATCCTGAATTATTAATAGGTTTTGCTGAGAGAACAAAAGATATGGTACAGATAACCAATGAGGCTATGGAGCTTTTGCTTCAAAGTGGTGTTGTACTGTTAACAAACGCTGCAGAGCTTGAAATATCTCAAACGATTCGACCGCTCAGTAAGACAAAATATGTTAATGACGAAATCAAAGATTGTCTTAATAAAAGCGAACATGTAGCTAAATGGTTTGCTGCAGCAGGAAAAGTTGAAACAGTATATGTTAGTTTGGGGGTAAGACCATGA